In Gulosibacter molinativorax, a single window of DNA contains:
- a CDS encoding SDR family NAD(P)-dependent oxidoreductase, with product MPTIAIIGAGPGLGRSLAFTFGREGFDVALIARNPDKLSDLVGELGAAGISAAAFPADVRDTHALSAALAAAGAEFGGIDVLEFSPYSGLQQIHPDQVTVENLIPELETNLIGGIAAVQAVLPGMVERGSGTILFTTGGGAINPYPMLAATNAAQAGLRNFAHNLHNVIADKGVHVATVAINVFIGAVAPEGVPHRDPDDIAQVYWNLHRNRDRVEELVTSHPDGQ from the coding sequence ATGCCCACAATTGCAATCATCGGTGCGGGCCCCGGCCTCGGCCGCTCCCTCGCATTCACCTTCGGACGCGAAGGGTTCGACGTGGCGCTCATCGCCCGCAACCCGGACAAGCTTTCCGACCTCGTCGGCGAGCTTGGAGCAGCAGGCATCAGTGCAGCCGCGTTCCCGGCCGACGTCCGCGATACGCACGCCCTTAGCGCAGCGCTCGCTGCGGCCGGCGCCGAGTTTGGAGGGATTGACGTACTGGAATTCTCCCCCTACAGCGGGCTGCAGCAGATTCACCCCGACCAGGTCACCGTCGAAAACCTCATCCCGGAGTTGGAGACGAACCTGATCGGTGGCATCGCCGCCGTCCAAGCGGTACTCCCTGGCATGGTGGAGCGCGGCAGCGGGACGATCCTGTTCACCACCGGCGGCGGCGCGATCAATCCCTATCCGATGCTGGCCGCGACTAACGCAGCGCAGGCCGGGCTCCGGAACTTTGCACACAACCTCCATAACGTGATCGCGGACAAGGGCGTCCATGTCGCCACCGTTGCGATCAACGTGTTCATTGGTGCTGTTGCTCCCGAAGGGGTTCCTCACCGCGACCCCGACGACATCGCCCAGGTGTACTGGAACCTGCATCGCAATCGCGACCGTGTCGAGGAACTCGTCACCAGTCACCCTGACGGTCAGTGA
- a CDS encoding MarR family winged helix-turn-helix transcriptional regulator, with amino-acid sequence MLEPDEQDTWDALAYLLIRLPAVLDARMQRDAGISHFEFMVLATLIRSPERTRRMSEVADLIASSLTRLSNAAGRLERKGWITRRPDPADGRYTLAELTSEGAGKVIEAAPAYTDEVRRSVFSPLTKGQQKQAGEISRRILSVIDPDGACAQGRLPSLPAHTAE; translated from the coding sequence ATGCTTGAACCAGACGAACAGGACACCTGGGATGCGTTGGCTTATCTGCTGATCCGGTTGCCCGCGGTGCTGGACGCGCGGATGCAGCGAGACGCGGGTATCAGTCACTTCGAGTTCATGGTGCTCGCGACCCTGATTCGTTCCCCGGAGCGCACCCGCCGGATGAGTGAAGTCGCCGACCTGATCGCGAGCAGTCTCACGCGACTGTCAAACGCGGCCGGCAGGCTTGAGAGGAAAGGATGGATCACCCGCCGGCCTGACCCTGCCGACGGTCGCTACACCCTTGCGGAGTTGACCAGCGAAGGCGCTGGGAAAGTCATCGAGGCCGCCCCGGCATACACCGATGAAGTACGTCGCTCAGTGTTCTCCCCATTGACGAAGGGCCAGCAGAAACAGGCGGGCGAGATCTCCCGCCGCATCCTCAGCGTCATCGACCCCGACGGTGCATGCGCTCAGGGTCGACTCCCGAGCCTGCCCGCACACACCGCGGAATAG
- a CDS encoding ester cyclase, giving the protein MAESPSKGVVREFYARYPDLGAAVELFADGFVLHGPGGSVSTADDFQQTESVLIAAVPDARITVEEQIAEGEKVATRWSWRGTFQNSWMGLEPTGADIAFTAVVIDRVVDGRIEERWVEADVFGLMNKLGAIPPMQG; this is encoded by the coding sequence ATGGCTGAAAGTCCAAGCAAAGGTGTAGTCCGGGAGTTCTATGCTCGATACCCGGACTTGGGTGCCGCAGTGGAACTGTTCGCGGACGGATTTGTGCTGCACGGTCCAGGCGGATCGGTGAGCACTGCAGATGATTTCCAACAGACGGAGTCGGTGCTGATCGCCGCAGTTCCGGATGCGCGGATTACCGTTGAGGAGCAGATTGCCGAGGGCGAGAAAGTCGCGACCCGGTGGTCTTGGCGGGGTACTTTCCAGAACAGTTGGATGGGTCTTGAACCCACGGGCGCCGATATTGCTTTCACCGCAGTCGTGATCGACCGTGTAGTTGACGGGCGGATCGAGGAACGGTGGGTGGAGGCAGACGTGTTCGGTCTCATGAACAAGCTCGGAGCAATCCCACCCATGCAAGGATGA
- a CDS encoding metal-dependent transcriptional regulator, which yields MSVSELSASTQDYLKAVWALAEWSETPVTPKLMADRMGLKLSSVSDAVRKLTEQGLLEHAPYGAVTLTEEGQVHAIAMVRRHRLIETFLVETLGYRWDQVHDEAETLEHAVSDFMIDRLAELLGHPDRDPHGDPIPSADGRVTRPNAIHLTRLMPGQRARVERISDDDPQLLQFFAENGIRYGTVLEAHPSTPYSEAIEVRVEGRTERLALGRAATDAVWVEALA from the coding sequence ATGTCGGTCTCCGAGTTATCCGCTAGCACTCAGGACTATCTGAAGGCCGTGTGGGCGTTGGCGGAGTGGTCGGAGACCCCGGTGACGCCGAAGCTGATGGCGGATCGGATGGGGTTGAAGCTCTCCTCGGTGTCGGATGCGGTTCGGAAGCTCACCGAGCAGGGCCTTCTCGAGCACGCTCCGTACGGTGCGGTGACGTTGACCGAGGAAGGGCAGGTCCATGCGATCGCGATGGTGCGTCGGCATCGTCTGATCGAGACGTTCCTCGTGGAAACGCTCGGGTACCGGTGGGATCAGGTGCATGACGAGGCCGAGACGCTCGAGCACGCCGTGTCCGATTTCATGATCGACCGTCTCGCCGAGCTTCTCGGGCATCCTGACCGTGATCCGCACGGTGACCCCATCCCCTCTGCGGACGGCAGAGTGACACGCCCCAACGCGATCCACTTGACCAGGCTGATGCCGGGGCAGCGGGCGCGGGTGGAGCGGATCTCCGACGATGATCCGCAGTTGCTGCAGTTCTTCGCGGAGAACGGGATCCGATACGGCACCGTGCTCGAAGCACACCCGAGCACCCCCTATTCAGAGGCGATCGAGGTGCGTGTCGAGGGTCGGACAGAGAGGCTCGCGCTGGGGCGCGCAGCTACCGATGCGGTCTGGGTGGAGGCACTGGCCTGA
- a CDS encoding metal-dependent transcriptional regulator codes for MPTPRGATIIPYLKAIWILQHEERVRVGVTALTERLAKAPATVSQTVRSLADARLIRHKPYGPIELTLKGEQLALAVVRHNRIARAFLYQVLDYPWPEVAREADGLLPVLHDDLANRLHAVAGSPQTDPYGNPIPGTGESTVRQGRPLSEQRSGVELEILRVSDTDPALLDRFDALGLTPGRVVRVEQMDHATGVISLICNNTAHTIGVQAAYRIFTARSDGKEHQNPAQASASTQTASVAARPSASLSVRPSTRTSIASE; via the coding sequence GTGCCGACCCCGCGTGGTGCCACGATCATTCCCTATCTCAAGGCGATCTGGATCCTGCAGCATGAAGAACGCGTCCGCGTCGGCGTCACGGCGCTCACCGAGCGGCTCGCGAAGGCGCCCGCGACGGTTTCGCAGACCGTTCGCTCGCTCGCGGACGCGCGGCTGATCCGGCACAAACCTTACGGGCCGATCGAACTCACCCTCAAGGGTGAACAGCTCGCCCTCGCAGTGGTGCGACACAACCGCATCGCCCGCGCGTTCCTGTACCAGGTGCTCGACTACCCCTGGCCGGAGGTCGCCAGAGAAGCCGATGGGCTCCTGCCGGTGCTCCACGACGACCTTGCGAACCGCCTCCACGCGGTCGCGGGCTCACCGCAGACCGACCCGTACGGTAACCCGATACCCGGAACCGGCGAATCGACCGTACGGCAGGGCCGTCCGTTGAGCGAACAGCGCAGCGGTGTGGAGCTTGAGATCCTGCGCGTCTCCGATACCGACCCCGCACTACTCGACCGCTTCGATGCCCTCGGCCTCACCCCAGGGCGAGTTGTTCGCGTCGAGCAGATGGATCACGCGACCGGGGTGATCAGCTTGATATGCAACAACACGGCGCACACGATCGGAGTCCAGGCCGCCTACCGAATCTTCACCGCAAGATCGGACGGGAAGGAACACCAGAACCCGGCTCAGGCCAGTGCCTCCACCCAGACCGCATCGGTAGCTGCGCGCCCCAGCGCGAGCCTCTCTGTCCGACCCTCGACACGCACCTCGATCGCCTCTGAATAG
- a CDS encoding metal ABC transporter permease, with amino-acid sequence MSFVLGTTLLAVVTALACALPGVFVVLRKNSMLVDAISHAVLPGIVVGYFFAHNLDSPLLILGAALAGLIVVLGSEWLSRTGLLTGDASQGLIFPALFSGGVILVTLNFANVHLDTHAVLVGDLNLAAWQQLIIGGASWGPVYLYVMLAVLLVNLAFLGLFYAKLKVTTFDAQFATSLGIRSGLLNTAFMFLVSVTVTAAFNAAGAILVIALVVVPAATAYLLSTRLSVMIALTTGIAVAGALAGFWLAYVLDAATSAGMSVFYGLVFGVVLVATRLRQRRNRNVREHAVAASQ; translated from the coding sequence ATGAGCTTCGTCCTCGGCACCACGCTACTCGCCGTCGTCACCGCCCTCGCCTGCGCCCTCCCGGGCGTGTTCGTCGTCCTGCGCAAAAACTCCATGCTCGTCGACGCCATCAGCCACGCCGTGCTCCCCGGTATCGTCGTCGGCTACTTCTTCGCCCACAACCTCGACTCCCCGCTGCTCATCCTCGGCGCCGCCCTCGCCGGCCTCATCGTGGTGCTCGGCAGCGAGTGGCTCTCCCGCACCGGGCTCCTGACCGGCGACGCCTCGCAGGGGCTGATCTTCCCGGCGCTGTTCAGCGGCGGCGTAATCCTCGTCACCCTGAACTTCGCGAACGTCCACCTCGACACCCATGCCGTGCTCGTGGGCGACCTCAACCTCGCAGCCTGGCAGCAACTCATCATCGGCGGAGCATCCTGGGGGCCCGTCTACCTGTACGTGATGCTCGCCGTGCTCCTCGTGAACCTGGCGTTCCTCGGCCTGTTCTACGCGAAGCTGAAAGTCACGACCTTCGACGCCCAGTTCGCGACCAGCCTCGGCATCAGATCAGGCCTCTTGAACACCGCATTCATGTTCCTCGTCTCGGTCACCGTCACCGCCGCGTTCAACGCGGCAGGCGCGATCCTCGTCATCGCACTCGTCGTCGTACCGGCCGCGACCGCCTACCTACTCAGCACCCGGCTGTCGGTCATGATCGCCCTCACCACCGGCATCGCCGTCGCCGGAGCACTCGCCGGATTCTGGCTCGCGTACGTGCTCGACGCGGCCACCAGCGCAGGCATGTCGGTGTTCTACGGACTCGTGTTCGGCGTCGTGCTTGTGGCCACGCGGCTGCGGCAGCGGCGCAATCGCAACGTGCGTGAACATGCAGTGGCGGCGTCACAGTGA
- a CDS encoding metal ABC transporter permease, producing MSLIEFLGNHTYRMVLFGTITIGLVAGALGSFAYLRKQSLISDVISHAALPGTLLAFLTAVVVLGADGRNMIALIIGAVIVGTLAVLFANGITRASKIRIDTAMAVSLTVFFGAGMLLMRIIANGAFPGKGGIQDYLFGNASVITIADLTTSITVGALALTLMLLFWKEFSLRTFDPDHSTVLGFRARTIDTLMFTTIVIATVIGVKAVGLVLMVAFVVTPPAAARQWTRTLPGMVALSGLFGAVGSGVGAYLSIVLGKVPTGPLIVLTLFAIFLVSLLFSPRRSIITRAISRTRARAALKRELLLASTPAEGALR from the coding sequence ATGAGCCTCATCGAGTTCCTCGGCAACCACACCTACCGGATGGTGCTCTTCGGCACCATAACCATCGGGCTCGTCGCCGGCGCCCTCGGGAGCTTCGCCTATCTGCGGAAGCAGTCGCTCATCAGCGACGTGATCTCCCATGCCGCGCTCCCCGGGACGCTGCTCGCATTCCTGACGGCGGTCGTCGTGCTGGGCGCGGACGGCCGCAACATGATCGCACTGATCATCGGCGCGGTCATCGTCGGCACGCTCGCGGTGCTCTTCGCCAACGGCATCACCAGGGCCTCGAAGATCCGCATCGACACCGCGATGGCAGTGTCGCTCACGGTCTTCTTCGGCGCCGGCATGCTGCTCATGCGCATCATCGCGAACGGAGCCTTCCCGGGCAAGGGCGGGATCCAGGACTACCTCTTCGGCAACGCCTCCGTGATCACGATCGCCGACCTCACGACGAGCATCACCGTCGGCGCGCTCGCGCTGACGCTCATGCTCCTGTTCTGGAAGGAATTCTCGCTGCGCACCTTCGACCCGGACCACTCCACGGTGCTCGGGTTCAGGGCGCGCACGATCGACACACTCATGTTCACCACGATCGTCATCGCCACCGTGATCGGGGTGAAGGCCGTCGGACTCGTGCTGATGGTCGCGTTCGTCGTCACCCCGCCGGCCGCCGCCCGGCAATGGACCCGCACCCTGCCGGGCATGGTCGCGCTCTCCGGCCTGTTCGGCGCGGTCGGCAGCGGCGTCGGCGCGTACCTTTCGATCGTGCTGGGCAAGGTGCCGACCGGCCCGCTGATCGTGCTCACACTGTTCGCGATCTTCCTCGTCTCGCTGCTGTTCTCGCCCCGGCGCAGCATCATCACCCGAGCCATCTCCCGCACCCGCGCACGCGCGGCCTTGAAGCGGGAACTGCTACTCGCGTCGACACCCGCGGAAGGAGCCCTCCGATGA
- a CDS encoding metal ABC transporter ATP-binding protein, with amino-acid sequence MTDTVHEAGAPTGAPASPEAALACSTRGLSVAYRAEPVLRSVDFAVPQGVVMGIVGPNGAGKSTLIKAMLGLVKPLTGTSEFFGQPLARTRKRVGYMPQSTSVDWDFPTTVLDVVTMGTYGSLGWIRRPGKRERARAIAALEQTGIPDLASRQIGELSGGQRQRVFLARTLVQAPDLYFMDEPFQGIDAKSQQAIVSVLHTLREQGKTVVIVHHDLATVRDYCDHVTLLNRRVVASGPADESFTRANIRTAYEVTAGDDAFLEFAS; translated from the coding sequence GTGACCGACACCGTTCACGAGGCAGGGGCTCCCACCGGAGCCCCTGCCTCCCCGGAGGCCGCCCTCGCCTGCAGCACCCGCGGCCTTTCCGTCGCCTACCGGGCGGAACCCGTGCTGCGCAGCGTCGACTTCGCCGTGCCCCAGGGCGTGGTGATGGGGATCGTCGGCCCGAACGGGGCCGGGAAATCGACCCTGATCAAGGCCATGCTCGGCCTCGTGAAGCCCCTCACCGGCACTTCCGAGTTCTTCGGTCAGCCCCTCGCACGCACGCGGAAGAGGGTCGGCTACATGCCGCAGTCGACCAGCGTCGACTGGGACTTCCCGACGACGGTGCTCGACGTGGTGACGATGGGTACCTACGGATCGCTCGGCTGGATCCGCCGCCCCGGGAAGCGCGAGCGCGCCCGCGCGATCGCGGCCCTCGAGCAGACAGGGATTCCGGATCTCGCATCCCGGCAGATCGGGGAGCTCTCCGGCGGGCAGCGGCAGCGTGTGTTCCTCGCCCGTACGCTGGTGCAGGCTCCGGATCTGTACTTCATGGACGAGCCGTTCCAGGGCATCGACGCGAAGAGCCAGCAGGCTATCGTCTCCGTACTCCACACCCTGCGGGAGCAGGGGAAGACCGTCGTGATCGTGCACCACGACCTCGCGACCGTGCGCGACTACTGCGACCACGTCACCCTGCTCAACCGCCGCGTCGTCGCCTCCGGGCCTGCTGATGAATCGTTCACGCGCGCGAACATCCGCACCGCGTACGAAGTCACGGCGGGCGACGACGCGTTCCTGGAGTTCGCGTCATGA
- a CDS encoding metal ABC transporter substrate-binding protein, which yields MKITRKFLTGVTITAIAALGLTACASTGTPEPGSDGDPLQVYATTGYLADAVANIAPEAEVTTMVGPGGDPHTYQPSTKDIETIQNADVVFWNGLHLEAQMIDQLESLGDTQLAVGDQLPAELLLDWPETDDQGNPLHDPHVWNSPEAWSLVVGYVADKLGEIDPEGAAEYTANADAYVEEIDAVVAEAHELLGDGKIEPRILITGHDAFNYFGQTFDLEVHATDFVSTEAKLSAGELSELAQLIADNEVPVIFQDNQANPQAITSLKEAVQSRGWQVEVSGEELFADSLGAEDPVNTYIGAFSHNAQAVAEALGTAGQ from the coding sequence TTGAAGATCACCAGGAAGTTCCTCACCGGAGTCACGATCACAGCGATCGCCGCACTCGGCCTCACCGCCTGCGCGAGCACCGGCACCCCCGAGCCCGGCAGTGACGGCGACCCGCTCCAGGTCTACGCGACCACCGGTTATCTCGCCGACGCCGTCGCGAACATCGCCCCCGAGGCCGAGGTCACCACGATGGTTGGCCCGGGCGGCGACCCGCACACCTACCAGCCCTCGACGAAGGACATCGAGACGATCCAGAACGCCGACGTCGTGTTCTGGAACGGCCTGCACCTCGAAGCGCAGATGATCGACCAGCTCGAGAGCCTGGGAGACACGCAGCTCGCCGTCGGAGACCAGCTCCCCGCAGAGCTGCTGCTGGACTGGCCCGAGACCGACGATCAGGGCAACCCGCTGCATGACCCGCACGTCTGGAACAGCCCCGAAGCCTGGTCGCTCGTGGTCGGCTACGTCGCCGACAAGCTCGGCGAGATCGACCCGGAGGGGGCGGCCGAGTACACGGCGAACGCCGACGCGTACGTCGAGGAGATCGATGCGGTGGTCGCCGAGGCGCACGAGCTCCTCGGCGACGGCAAGATCGAGCCGCGGATCCTGATCACGGGGCATGACGCGTTCAACTATTTCGGGCAGACCTTTGACCTGGAGGTGCACGCCACGGACTTCGTCTCCACTGAGGCGAAGCTCAGCGCGGGTGAGTTGTCGGAGCTGGCGCAGCTCATCGCAGACAACGAGGTTCCCGTGATCTTCCAGGACAACCAGGCCAATCCGCAGGCCATCACCAGCCTGAAGGAAGCGGTCCAGTCGCGCGGCTGGCAGGTCGAGGTCTCTGGCGAGGAGCTCTTCGCTGACTCGCTCGGCGCGGAGGACCCGGTGAACACCTACATCGGCGCGTTCTCGCACAACGCGCAAGCCGTGGCCGAGGCCCTCGGAACCGCGGGGCAGTGA
- a CDS encoding phosphoenolpyruvate carboxykinase (GTP), whose protein sequence is MSDPTRIQIPAEIRNESIRTFVEEWGGVTEPDRIELVSATDDARLLGEALTAGELLPAGEGRYYARSHPKDTARSEERTVVATSDPADRGRYNNWQSASEVKPVITERMRGASRGKTMYVVPYLMAPTGTPLAAYAAGVELTDDRTVVLQMIRMARVGLEHFDGLTDPDFFVRGVQVTGDPDSLRHGTPEDARLFATIADERTILHYGSAYGGNALLGKIAHGLRQASYDGYTSGRFLAEQFLLLGIRDLETGDSYHVCGGFPSASGKTNLAMTLPPDALGERYRVDFYGDDIAWMWVDDAGRLRAINPENGAFGVAKDTNEGTNPTAMAAIAEGSGTIFTNTAYNHLTGEVWWEGLTPEPPAALDGWLDWTGTPIADRGPDQQGAPWAHPNSRFTIPLERIPNLAADAADPAGVVIDAIIFGGRTRDREPLIRAIDDLAAGVYDGLTLGAEATFAAEGVDGQLRYDPMSMRPFFSYSEGRYAQHWLTLLGQLAELPVFAHVNWFQRDPEDGHYLWPGYRENLRALNWLMRYRAGDAHGQPTPVGVIPTAEELDLAGLDITAEDLDRLLRIETKRWIEEAQHRQEHLQGLPDVPREIWDAHQSLSAALTAQATSADDEHP, encoded by the coding sequence ATGAGCGATCCGACCAGGATCCAGATTCCTGCCGAGATTCGGAACGAGAGCATCCGGACGTTCGTGGAGGAGTGGGGCGGGGTCACCGAACCCGACCGGATCGAACTCGTCTCCGCGACCGATGACGCTCGGCTCCTCGGCGAAGCCCTCACCGCAGGCGAACTGCTGCCCGCAGGCGAGGGCCGCTACTACGCCAGATCCCACCCGAAGGACACGGCCCGTTCCGAGGAACGCACGGTCGTCGCAACCTCTGATCCCGCCGATCGTGGCCGTTACAACAACTGGCAGTCCGCAAGCGAGGTGAAGCCGGTCATCACCGAGCGGATGCGTGGCGCGTCTCGCGGGAAGACGATGTATGTCGTCCCGTACCTGATGGCTCCGACAGGCACTCCGCTCGCGGCCTACGCGGCCGGTGTGGAACTCACCGATGACCGCACGGTCGTGCTGCAGATGATCCGCATGGCCCGCGTCGGCCTCGAGCACTTCGACGGGCTCACCGACCCGGACTTCTTCGTGCGCGGCGTGCAGGTCACCGGAGATCCCGACTCGCTCAGACATGGCACGCCCGAGGATGCTCGCCTGTTCGCGACCATCGCCGACGAGCGCACGATCCTCCACTACGGCTCCGCCTACGGCGGCAACGCACTGCTCGGGAAGATCGCCCACGGCCTGCGCCAAGCCTCCTACGACGGCTACACCTCCGGGAGATTCCTCGCGGAACAGTTCTTGCTCCTCGGCATCCGCGACCTCGAAACCGGCGACAGCTATCACGTCTGCGGCGGCTTCCCGAGCGCTTCTGGCAAGACCAACCTCGCTATGACCCTTCCACCGGACGCGCTCGGCGAGCGGTACCGAGTCGACTTTTACGGCGACGACATCGCCTGGATGTGGGTCGACGATGCGGGGCGTCTGCGCGCCATCAACCCTGAGAACGGTGCGTTCGGGGTCGCGAAAGACACGAACGAGGGCACGAACCCGACCGCGATGGCCGCGATCGCGGAAGGCTCCGGCACGATCTTCACGAACACCGCCTACAACCACCTCACCGGCGAGGTCTGGTGGGAGGGACTCACCCCCGAGCCTCCCGCGGCACTCGACGGCTGGCTCGACTGGACCGGCACCCCGATCGCCGACCGCGGGCCCGACCAGCAGGGCGCTCCGTGGGCGCACCCGAACAGTCGCTTCACGATCCCCCTCGAGCGGATCCCGAATCTCGCCGCCGACGCCGCAGACCCTGCCGGAGTGGTGATCGACGCGATCATCTTCGGCGGACGCACCCGCGACCGCGAACCCCTCATCCGAGCCATCGACGACCTCGCCGCCGGGGTCTACGACGGGCTCACCCTGGGGGCGGAGGCGACCTTCGCGGCGGAGGGCGTCGACGGGCAACTCCGCTACGACCCGATGTCGATGCGCCCCTTCTTCTCCTACTCCGAGGGCCGCTACGCCCAGCACTGGCTGACCCTGCTCGGACAGCTTGCGGAGCTTCCGGTGTTCGCGCACGTCAACTGGTTCCAACGCGACCCCGAAGACGGCCACTACCTCTGGCCCGGTTACCGTGAGAACCTCCGCGCCCTGAACTGGCTCATGCGCTACCGCGCAGGCGACGCCCACGGACAGCCCACACCAGTCGGGGTCATCCCCACGGCAGAGGAACTCGACCTCGCCGGCCTCGACATCACGGCAGAGGATCTCGACAGGCTGCTACGAATCGAAACGAAGCGCTGGATCGAGGAAGCACAGCATCGGCAGGAGCACCTCCAGGGCCTGCCCGATGTGCCGCGCGAGATCTGGGACGCCCACCAATCCCTCAGCGCCGCCCTCACCGCACAGGCGACCTCGGCCGACGATGAGCATCCCTGA
- the nrdI gene encoding class Ib ribonucleoside-diphosphate reductase assembly flavoprotein NrdI, protein MREVRVLAGRESPDLVFFSSVSENTRRFVERLDRGAARIPLRPRVEGMIRVTRPFVLVLPTYGGGEQAGAVPKQVIQFLNDAANRALIRGVITAGNTNFGEHYCIAGAIISAKCRVPELYRFELLGTDRDVARVNEGLPEFWAQQTISPLNEKDIA, encoded by the coding sequence ATCCGGGAAGTGCGGGTGCTCGCGGGGCGGGAGTCGCCGGATCTGGTGTTCTTCTCGAGCGTGTCCGAGAACACCAGGCGCTTCGTCGAGCGTCTCGATCGAGGAGCGGCGCGGATCCCGTTACGACCCCGCGTGGAGGGCATGATCCGCGTGACCCGTCCGTTCGTGCTCGTCCTGCCCACTTACGGCGGGGGCGAACAGGCCGGGGCCGTACCGAAGCAAGTAATCCAGTTCCTGAACGACGCCGCGAACCGGGCACTCATCCGCGGGGTCATCACGGCCGGCAACACGAACTTCGGCGAGCACTACTGCATCGCCGGCGCCATCATCTCAGCCAAGTGCCGGGTGCCGGAGCTGTACCGCTTCGAGCTCCTGGGCACTGACCGCGACGTCGCCCGCGTGAACGAGGGGCTGCCCGAGTTCTGGGCGCAACAGACTATTTCACCACTGAACGAGAAGGACATCGCATGA